The Rhizobium sp. NLR16a genomic sequence GTTGGATTCGCCGACGAATGATGCGACGAACCGGTTTCTCGGCCTGCCGTAGAGCGTCTTGCTATCGTCCACCTGAACGAGTCGGCCTTCGTTGATAACTGCGATCCGATCCGACATGGTCAGCGCTTCATCCTGGTCATGGGTCACGAAGACAACCGTCATATTCAGTTCCTTCTGAATACGCATGATCTCAATCTTCATGTGCTCCCGGAGATTACGATCAAGCGCGCCGAGAGGCTCGTCCATTAGCAGAATGCTTGGATTGAATACGATGGCTCGTGCCAGTGCGATGCGCTGCTGCTGGCCACCGGAAAGTTGGTTGGGATAGCGGCCGCTATACTGTTCCATCTTGACCAGTCGCAAAGCGCGCGCCACGCTGCTCTCAATTTCCGCTCGTGTGGACCTGCGAACTGTGAGGGGAAACGCGACATTCTCCGCGACCGTCATGTGAGGAAACAGCGCATAGTTTTGAAACACCATCCCGATGCCGCGCTCATAGGCGGGAAGATCCACGATGGAACGGCTTCCCAGAAAAATGTCTCCTGACGTCGGCGTTTCGAACCCTGCTATCATCTTCAATGCCGTTGTCTTCCCGGAACCTGATGGTCCGAGAAAGGTCACAAACTCGCCTGGCTGGACTTGAAGATTGAAGTCCTTCACAACCTGAAGCGGGCCGTAGAACTTTTGGATGTTTTTCATTTCAAGGCTTGTAGACATTTTTCGCCTCCGGTCATTCGGCAATATTGTTAGAGGTGCGCGTGTTATGACGCTCCCGGATGAACTGCACTGCAATGATTGATCCCGTCACAAGAACAACAATCAAGGTCGAGGCCGTGCTCAGCAACGGATCAACCTGGTAGGCAATGTCGCCCCAGAACTTGATGGGCAACGTTGGTGTTTGCCGTCCCAGCAGAAAAATGCCGACAAGGAGTTCGTCGAAGGATGTCAGGAAAGCCAACAGTCCCGCCGTAAGGAGAGCAGGTTTGAGAATGGGTAGCGTGACAAGTCGAAGTGTTTGTAATGGACGAGCTCCGTGCACTGCAGCTGCTGGCTCTAGGGACTGGTCAAAATTTCTCAGCGCCGCAGCCATGACCACGATGACGTAGGGCACGGCGAGCAGGACGTGCCCCATAACCAGCCCGCCGAAGGTGCCGAGTATGTGTAGCTTTGCTTCGAAGACGTATAGCGAGGTTGCGATAATGACCACTGGCACCATCAAGGGGGAAAGCGCAAACAGGAATAGCGCTTTCTTGAATAGAAACTTTGTCCGCACCAGCCAAAACGCGCCCATCGTGCCTATGATCGTCGCAACGCAGGCGGCAGCGATACCCAATTGAACCGAAAAGAAGAACGACTGGTGCCATTCTGTAGCACTCGCCAGCTTTTCCCACCAACGCAGCGAAAATCCTGGGGGCGGAAAGACGACGAATGAAGACGAACTGAAAGACAGCACCACGACGACAATCAACGGCGCCGTCAAGAAAAAGAGTATGAGGATCGTGTATACCCACAACCAACGGGAATTGCGGGTGAGGATGGGTTTTGTGAGAAAATGCACCGATGCCTCGACAGTGTAGAGAAGAGGACCGATCGATCGTTTCACTTTCTTGAGCAGCCGTGCCGCAGCGCGTGGTTGTTCATCGGTGAGGGTGACTGTTGACGATGACCATATCATTTCCAGCGGGATAAACAGGCTCGCAACGAAGAGAATGGCGATTGTCACCAAGAGCAGCACGATGGACGAAGCATATCCGAGTTCGAAGTTCAACAGCGTTGTCATCTGCGCGACAATCAGTTGTGAGATCATTGTGTCACTCGGGCCGCCCAACAGGGCAGGGGTGATGTAGAATCCGATGGCGGAAATGAAGATCAGGACACCTGCAGAAAAGATACCCGGTAATGTCAGTGGGAAATAAACGCGCAGGAATGCCTGTACCGGCTTTGCCCCCAGTATCTGGGCGGCTCTGGCAACATCATGGTCAATGCGCACCATTGACGAATACATTGTGAAAATGGCGGTCGGGATGAAGACATGGGCCATACCAACGACCACAGCAAAAGTGGTGTTGAGCAGGGTCAAGGGTGCATTGATTAAACCCGCCCAAATCAGCGCGTTGTTTATGATACCTTCGCGACCAAGTATGATCATCCAGGCGTAGGTTCTAATTAGGAAAGCAGTGAAAAGCGGAATCAGCAGGAAAATACTGACGGTGGACAATGAACGTGACTTAAGCTTGGTCAGTAGATAAGCGACCGGGTATCCGGCAGCGAGGGATACGACTGTCACGATCAACCCGATCCGAAGGGTATAAAACAGTATGTTCAAGTTCGTCTCGCTCGAAAAAACGCGAGCGTAGTGACTGAAGTTGAATTTCGCTCCTTCGAAACTGCCCCAAACGATATAGGACAGCGGAATCGCAAGAAAGCCGATCAGGAGGATGAGGAGCGGACCCGAAACCAGAGCTCCTCTAATCCAGCGATTTTCTAACAGGGAGTTCATGACGGTTAGCCTCTTTGCCAGGCGCTTTATACCCGTGCCGCTCGCGCTTTCCTGTACCACATTCATAACTTTCACTCCGTCGCTGCTCCGAATGCAGCGCTAATAATTCCCGCTCGGGGCATTTTTCACCCGCAATAGGTTTCCCGACTGCGGCCAGCCCCAACGAGCAGAAAACGGCTTGGAAGGACCACTATTACGCGTTGGCCTCATAAGCCTTTTCTTCTGACGGCATCTAATTCAAGAAATCTTCAGAAGTTGGAGGGCTTCCACGCAGTTCGCGATGTCCCAAACACCAGCTTCATTCCTGTTCCCGTTTCTTTGCGGTTTGGCCAAAACGTTCGTCACGTCCTAAGCCGCATATATTATTATACAATATCATATATTGGAAAAGCGGGAACGTCAATGCGGTTTTGGTTCCGCCGTCTTTGGTAGATTGTCGGAGGCAATCGCTTAAATCAAAGATCCTCACCCTTGCGCCCAACTATTTCGCGATGGGCTCGGGCCTTCTGGATCGATGCGGCAGGACGATGGTGTGAGGATGAAGGCGTTTTGCGGCTCTACGCCCGGACGCGTTTGCAACCATTTGCGGCTCTTTCGCCATCTTTTTTTAAGAATTCCGGTATCGGCAGCCACACGGACCCAATCCTGCCGCTAGACTAGCAAACTGGGTGTTGAGGATCGTCGTGGGGAGGCTAAGCGTATTGGGACTGGCCGTAGATATAGCCAATCTTGCGGAACACTATTTTGCGTGCGCCTCCTCAACAATGGTCAACAGAGCTTCACCTTTGCGGATGGAAGGGTGAGTAATACGCCAAAGGACGAATCCCGTCGCCGGAGCAAACACCTCGTCCAGGACATCTCCAAATACGTCGCGCACTGAGCCGAGACGCTGCCCTTGCCTCACGATGGATCCCGGCTCGACTTCTGCATGAAAATCCCCATCGCTCGGACATTCAACCCAGATGTAGCTGTCGCATAATGAGCGTCCATTGGTGGCCGATGACGGTTGGGAATCTATAATTCCGAGCAACCGGGCTACGTTCAATACTCCCTCGACATGAAAGGAAATATCGGCCTCGCTCAAAAGACCATTCGACCCGGCCTCGGTCATTATGGCGATCTGCTTGCGCAAAGCGCACGCTGTCGGAGGTCGACCCGGTTTCTTCATATATTCCGGGCCAAGGGCAAGCACGATCTCACTGTTGAAGCACATTGCAACGTTGCATGCCGCGGCGTCGAATTCATCATCACCCGTGCGCTGGAAAATGGTGAACCAGGATACCTTCTCTTTCAGATCCCCTCCATGCATGTCGATGTAGCAGTCTGCACCCTTGACCCACTCGTTGAGGACGGCGTCGCAGAGGACTTCGGAAAAGGTCCCGTCGGTTCGACCGGGGAACGTATGGTTGATGTTCTTGCCGTCGACGGGGCACACGTACTCGCTATATTTGTGGATGGCTGGCTGATTGATGACGGGTACAATTGACACTGACCCCTTCATCTTTTCGGGCTCGAAAAGCCTCTGAAGCCGTATGGACGCCTCGATGCTAGATACTTCATTGACATGCACTCCGGCAGACACACAAAGCCGGGGGCCAGGTTGCGTTCCTCGGATTTCGCATAGCGGCCAAGTATAATCCCCCAAGACCTCGTTGTCGAAGCGGAATGTTCCTCGGAATACGCCTTCTTCACCGTATCTGCAGCTATTCTCTTGAGCGGTTATCTTCATTTATGATCTCAACGTGATTTTCGGAACCGCCGCCATAGGCCATGTTCGCCCCTCAATTTTATTGCATAATAATATCATATATTGTAGATTGCCGATGTCAAGGAAAGCTGCATGGCTCCCGTTCACAGTGACGACTATGCCGAGGATCAGCGCGGGGCTTCAGCCTTTACACGCGCATTGAATAGCAATATGCACTACCGCATTCCATTTTTAGTTTGAGAGGCACGATGCTTGATCGCGGCGGTAAGGGCAAGAGCGGAGTCAATCCACCTGCTTCGTTCGAAAAGACCAACGTGGACGAGCGTCTTTATCTTGGCACCATCGAAAAGGGGATGCTCGTACTAGACACGTTTTGCTCAAATCCGCGCCCAATGACATTGGCTGAAGTCTCCGAGGCTTCCGGCTTGAACAAAAGTGCGACCCAGCGCGTGCTCTACACTTTGCGGGCGCTCCGGTATCTGACCCATAGTGAAACTACTCGGCAGTATTCACTTTCTGTCAGAGCCATGGACATTGGCAACGCGTATTTGCGAAGCAATCCGATCGTGGAAGCGACATTTCCTTATTTGCTTGAGGCGAACAAGCGTTCACAGGAGACGGCCAATCTGACGGAACTCGATGGTTCTGACATCGTGTTCATCTCACGTGTGCCGAGTAGAAGCGTGATGAGTTCATATGTCACGATTGGGACGCGTCTTCCTGCTTTTGCGACCGCGCCAGGTCGTGCGATCCTCGCAAACTTGGACCCGAGCGTAGCAAGCGAGATCCTCAAAGCACCTTCCTTCGACGCTCTAACTCCCTTTACGATCCAAGACCGCCCGAAGTTGCTCGATGAGCTGGATAATGTGCGCAAGAAGGGGTTTGCCATCGCAAACCAAGAGGCAATGCTCGGCGACATTTCAATCGCTGCACCGATTTTCGGGTATGATAACAGAGTGGTCGCAGCGGTTAACATCGCAGTTTCCACCGCTAACTGGACCATTGAACGAGTCGAAGCTGAACTCAGTCCGATTACCGTCGAGATTGCTAGACAGATGTCCAAGGTAGCGTCGCAGTACCGGCGAGCCTGAAGCCGCCACCCTGAGGAGGGCGTGGCGCGAGCACACTTTCCGGCAAGTTGTCATGCTCGGAATCTTCTGCCGGAGGAGCATATCTCAGGCGTCGTTCCAGAAGGCTTCTACGTCCATACTGTTATCGGTTTTTTGAGGACGTATTGGATAACGTTTGCGACAATAGACGGTTTGACCGATAGAACTAGCGGATTGGCGATCGAATTCGCAAGTGACCGCAGGGCCAATCCTCGACGACGTTCAAACACTGAGAATTTGTGCCTGCCATCTACCCACCTCCGGGAAATTCGCGCCTACCGCCAGCCAGCACCATACGTGTCGGGTTGGCGTAACCGCGCTCCCGCTCCCGCAAAATCCTTTCTTATATCGATTCCAAGCGACCTATGCACCGGATGATCGTTGCCGTCTCTCGTTTCCCGGTCGCTGAAACGCGAGGAATGACCGGGTCACATTCCAGCGACCTGCTTAAACACGCTTGACTTCACGAACAGGTTCGTCACATTATGCGATATATAATATTGCATTCCAATGAATGGTGGATCATGGATCGCTACATAATCGTTGAAAGAAGAGACGAGGTCGCAGTGGTCACACTGAATCGGCCCGAAATTCTGAACGCCTGGCACAAGCCAATGCGGAGCCAGTTTGTTGAAGCACTCGTCGATCTCGAGGAGGACAGCACAGTCCGTGCGATTGTACTGACGGGGGCAGGGGACCGGGCATTCTGTGCCGGCCAGGACCTCAACGAATCCAAGTCCTTCGACGGAGAGACAGGCTCCGAATGGATCGCTGAGTGGGAGCGGCTGTACGGGGCAATTCGCTCGCTCTCCAAACCTCTCGTTGCGGCTTTGAATGGTGTGGCCGCCGGCTCCGCGTTTCAGGTTGCGCTGCTATGCGACTTTCGCATCAGTCATGCCGGAGTA encodes the following:
- a CDS encoding ABC transporter ATP-binding protein, yielding MSTSLEMKNIQKFYGPLQVVKDFNLQVQPGEFVTFLGPSGSGKTTALKMIAGFETPTSGDIFLGSRSIVDLPAYERGIGMVFQNYALFPHMTVAENVAFPLTVRRSTRAEIESSVARALRLVKMEQYSGRYPNQLSGGQQQRIALARAIVFNPSILLMDEPLGALDRNLREHMKIEIMRIQKELNMTVVFVTHDQDEALTMSDRIAVINEGRLVQVDDSKTLYGRPRNRFVASFVGESNMIPCRVDVIENGAGRVTLAGNTPGAAQLSGQIDGDHGWMFVRPEHVEIDFRSVGADLPNALDGVVENALFLGEMTRYLVRCGDETITVKRQNRGQAHFAGGTPVTVSWKAEDCKVLD
- a CDS encoding ABC transporter permease subunit, producing the protein MNVVQESASGTGIKRLAKRLTVMNSLLENRWIRGALVSGPLLILLIGFLAIPLSYIVWGSFEGAKFNFSHYARVFSSETNLNILFYTLRIGLIVTVVSLAAGYPVAYLLTKLKSRSLSTVSIFLLIPLFTAFLIRTYAWMIILGREGIINNALIWAGLINAPLTLLNTTFAVVVGMAHVFIPTAIFTMYSSMVRIDHDVARAAQILGAKPVQAFLRVYFPLTLPGIFSAGVLIFISAIGFYITPALLGGPSDTMISQLIVAQMTTLLNFELGYASSIVLLLVTIAILFVASLFIPLEMIWSSSTVTLTDEQPRAAARLLKKVKRSIGPLLYTVEASVHFLTKPILTRNSRWLWVYTILILFFLTAPLIVVVVLSFSSSSFVVFPPPGFSLRWWEKLASATEWHQSFFFSVQLGIAAACVATIIGTMGAFWLVRTKFLFKKALFLFALSPLMVPVVIIATSLYVFEAKLHILGTFGGLVMGHVLLAVPYVIVVMAAALRNFDQSLEPAAAVHGARPLQTLRLVTLPILKPALLTAGLLAFLTSFDELLVGIFLLGRQTPTLPIKFWGDIAYQVDPLLSTASTLIVVLVTGSIIAVQFIRERHNTRTSNNIAE
- a CDS encoding succinylglutamate desuccinylase/aspartoacylase family protein; this translates as MKITAQENSCRYGEEGVFRGTFRFDNEVLGDYTWPLCEIRGTQPGPRLCVSAGVHVNEVSSIEASIRLQRLFEPEKMKGSVSIVPVINQPAIHKYSEYVCPVDGKNINHTFPGRTDGTFSEVLCDAVLNEWVKGADCYIDMHGGDLKEKVSWFTIFQRTGDDEFDAAACNVAMCFNSEIVLALGPEYMKKPGRPPTACALRKQIAIMTEAGSNGLLSEADISFHVEGVLNVARLLGIIDSQPSSATNGRSLCDSYIWVECPSDGDFHAEVEPGSIVRQGQRLGSVRDVFGDVLDEVFAPATGFVLWRITHPSIRKGEALLTIVEEAHAK
- a CDS encoding IclR family transcriptional regulator C-terminal domain-containing protein, coding for MLDRGGKGKSGVNPPASFEKTNVDERLYLGTIEKGMLVLDTFCSNPRPMTLAEVSEASGLNKSATQRVLYTLRALRYLTHSETTRQYSLSVRAMDIGNAYLRSNPIVEATFPYLLEANKRSQETANLTELDGSDIVFISRVPSRSVMSSYVTIGTRLPAFATAPGRAILANLDPSVASEILKAPSFDALTPFTIQDRPKLLDELDNVRKKGFAIANQEAMLGDISIAAPIFGYDNRVVAAVNIAVSTANWTIERVEAELSPITVEIARQMSKVASQYRRA